The Amblyomma americanum isolate KBUSLIRL-KWMA chromosome 3, ASM5285725v1, whole genome shotgun sequence genome window below encodes:
- the LOC144123095 gene encoding uncharacterized protein LOC144123095 encodes MCSASSNDAPTFLRFLRGCINLRELNLAGFHFEANFECCSVLADAGLIRLRALTLPSCALRHRGHFEQLARAPFRLQELDVRGALNARPLTCVFCNEPSTCTEEVFEGLRQLCPLRSLTLCDLPHIRNLHFLRGCVFRELRLRNLGLGKYATQETIAALAEVMQQLESLKLESRAIPLDLSLLTRGPRNAPRLRRLCVASAGIAAGQSPRLMLDLCRLFPATESVHVHSWIPGVASEPSSVIVPPLFSPDGGGCLKMYMESAYSADRSVLCETQDHVSVPRPHNCGPRRF; translated from the exons ATGTGTTCCGCAAGTTCCAACGATGCTCCGACCTTCCTCCGCTTCCTCAGAGGATGCATCAATCTGAGAGAGCTGAATCTCGCTGGCTTTCATTTTGAAGCGAACTTCGAATGCTGCTCCGTTCTGGCTGACGCCGGCCTTATCCGCCTACGCGCACTGACCCTGCCGTCATGCGCCCTTCGTCACCGCGGCCACTTCGAACAGCTCGCCAGGGCGCCCTTCAGGCTGCAGGAGCTAGACGTGCGTGGTGCTCTCAATGCGCGGCCTCTGACTTGCGTCTTCTGCAACGAACCTTCCACGTGCACCGAAGAGGTGTTCGAGGGGCTGCGCCAACTGTGCCCTCTGAGGAGTCTTACCTTGTGCGATCTGCCGCACATCCGCAATCTGCACTTCCTCAGGGGCTGCGTGTTTCGCGAACTCAGACTCCGGAACCTTGGACTCGGGAAATATGCGACTCAAGAAACAATAGCGGCTCTTGCAGAG GTGATGCAGCAGCTGGAGAGCCTGAAATTGGAGAGCAGGGCCATCCCCTTGGATCTATCCTTGCTCACCCGAGGACCGAGGAACGCACCACGCCTGCGGCGGCTCTGCGTCGCGTCGGCGGGGATAGCGGCAGGACAATCGCCACGCTTGATGCTCGACCTGTGCCGACTGTTCCCGGCCACAGAGTCAGTCCATGTGCATAGCTGGATACCTGGCGTCGCATCGGAGCCCTCGAGTGTCATCGTGCCCCCATTGTTCAGCCCTGACGGTGGTGGTTGCTTGAAAATGTACATGGAATCCGCATATTCCGCCGACCGCAGTGTCCTCTGTGAGACGCAAGACCATGTTTCCGTTCCGAGGCCGCACAACTGCGGCCCACGCCGCTTCTGA